Within Alteromonas sp. LMIT006, the genomic segment GTTTTGTTGACTGGTACTCGTGACGTATCAGAAATCTATGTTGTGCCATTGGATAACGTGCAACAGCCGTTGCAACAACTGGTCAATCGTGACCAAGGATTCAGTGCCACCGTTGATCATGCGTTTGGAACCTTTTACATAGTCGCGAATGATACACACAGCAACTATCGTGTCGCGACCCTCGCCGATAACGCCTCAGGTTATGACAATTGGGAAACATTGATGCAAGGAGACAGCAGTTTGTATATCAAAAGCCTGGCGACGTTTCGTCATGGCTTGGTCATTAAACTGGCCCGCAATGGACTTGATGCACTGCAAGTCATCCCGTTTGCAGAAGAAGAAAGCCCTTATGACATTGAGTTTCCAGAGCAGGTCTTTTCTGCTAGTTTAGGAAACAATCCGGATTTTAATGCGACCTCTATACGTATTACTTATGAGAGTATGATTACGCCGGATACCTTGTTTGCTTATGATTTTGCAAACCGACAAAAGACAGTGCTTAAGAAGCAAAAAATTCCATCAGGTTATGATGCTTCGCTATATCATACAGAACGCCGAATGGCTCCTTCTCGTGACGGAGTCATGATCCCAGTGTCGATAGTTTATCGCAAAGATTTTGTGAAAGATGGCACGCGACCATTACACCTTTATGCCTACGGTGCGTATGGTATCGGCATGCCGACCAGCTTTTCATCTGTACGCTTGAGCTTACTCGATCGTGGGTTTGCGTTTGCCATTGCGCATACGCGAGGCGGAGATGAGATGGGCTATCAATGGTATCTCGATGGCAAAATGGAACAGCGTCAAAATGCCTTTAACGATTTTGTTGACGTGGCTAAGTTTCTCATTGCTGAACAGTATGCCTCAGCAGGTAATATCTCAATATCTGGCGGAAGTGCTGGCGGTAAAATGATGGGTGCTGTTACCATCTTGGAACCTAATTTGTGGCGCAGTGTATTACTTGATGTGCCATTTGTTGATGTACTTAATACTATGCTTGATGAATCTTTGCCGTTGACCCCACCTGAGTGGAGTGAGTGGGGTAATCCAATTAAGGATAAAGAAGCGTTTGAACGAATTTTGAGTTATTCACCATACGATAATATTGATGCGCGAGAGTATCCACCAATGATGGTGACAGGCGGCCTAAATGATCCTCGAGTGACGTATTGGGAACCAGCCAAATGGACTGCCCGTATGCGAGCAGAAAAAACCGATGATAATCTGTTGATCATGCGCATGAACATGAGTGCAGGTCACTATGCTAACTCAGGGCGTTACGGTCGATTACTAGATGCGGCAGAAGAGTATGCGTTTATATTGGCATCGCATCAAATCAACGAGTGATGATATGGCCATATCTACTGTAGAGATAAGCGAATAGCCAGCCACCCATAATTCCTGCGTTGATTTGTAGGATAAAACCAATGGGTGTGCGGGCTCCCGCAATTAAAGTGACGCCCAATATCGGTTGCATAGCAAATAGTACCAATGCCATCACCGTTCCACCGGCGAAGATCCTTAATAACGTCGAACTAGTGCGCTTGAATATACAATGTTTGAGCAAAGGCACACATAAAAAAGCCAAGCATAAAGCGACAGCTATGATGACCCCATAACTTGCTAACATCCCCCACCAATCTGCGACAAAGTGGTAAAAAATATCGCTAATCGTCAGCTGAGCATCGATTTGTGCCAAGCCAATCAGAATCATCAAAGAATGTGAAAAACTCGCAAATGTAAACGTGGTTAACCACGCTAAGCAAAAAGCAAAAAAAGTATTGAGTTTAATTATTTTCATGATTGCTTTAGACTTGATTTCATATTGCAAATATAGAAAAGCGAAAACTAAGATGCAAGGTTTTTTGTTCAACTTGATATGCATGGCTATTCTGACGATTTTTTTATCTCCAATTAAAATTACACAGGCAGCAAATTTTGATGTGCAGTCTATTGTTTCTGATTTGAATAATCCATGGTCTATCAAGAGCGATGCTTTTGGTCGCTATTGGATCACGCTCATGTCTGGAGAGTTGGTGATTGTGGAGCAAGACTCCCGGCAAATTGTCCCTTTAAACTTAGCCGAACTGTATCAGCAGGGGCAAGGGGGGTTGTTGGACATCGTATTGGTTGAAGTTAGACACGATGCTATTCAAGCAATCGTGAGCTATGCTCAAGGTAATGCGGTTGCCAATCGCTTGGCATTAAACAAAATTGCCCTCAACAAAGTGAATCATGTTTGGAAAATTACCCATCAACAGCAACTGTTTAGCGTGAAAGATGATAAGCAAACGCCGGTTCATTATGCAGGGCGTTTATTATTATTACCAGATGATACCTTGCTAGTGAATTCTGGCGACGGTTTTGATTACCGAGAAGATGCGCAGCGCGTAGAATCGCAATTGGGTAAAACTTTGCGTATGACATTAGAGGGTAAACCCGTTGCAGATGCACCGTTTGCTGACGACCCATATTTGTATAGTCTTGGACATCGCAACGCACAAGGTCTAGCCTTGGATGCGATAGGACAAATTTGGCAACATGAACATGGCCCGGCAGGCGGTGACGAAGTCAATTTATTAATGGCCGGTGCCAATTATGGCTGGCCGATTATCACCGAAGGTAAAGACTACAGTGGGGCATTAATTAGCCCTATAAAACAGGCCGCAGGAATGATGTCGCCAAAGGTGAACTGGACGCCATCAATTGCGCCATCTAGTATGGTGTACTACCGTTCAGATGCGCTTCCTGAATTATCCGGAAGTCTTCTAATCGGGACGTTAAAAACCAAAACTATTCATCGTATTGATCTGCAAAATGACTTTCGTGAAACAGTTTTAAGTCTACCCATCAACAAACGCATTCGAGATATTACCGTGGATCACCAAGGCCGAGTATTGCTGCTAACTGACGGTGAAAACGCGCAGGTTTTTATGCTCACTCAAGGACAAAACTAAATTGAAAGAACTATTTGGATTATTTTTGTGTGTGATATCGGCCTGGGCTGTCGCTTCTAG encodes:
- a CDS encoding S9 family peptidase; this translates as MKETTDMSNYSHPYARIKQLTTNAPVAMREDAIVSHHGFSVSDPYQWLKDQGYPEVNDQTVLDYLHAENAYYGEFKAQHQPLIDTLFEEFKGRVDDEFVSVPVTNRGYEYWYEYQAGSDYRTYLRRNLEDGGEQIILDLPTLAEGTDYFVLGSYDISPDNNLIAYTIDTTGDERYELFIKDLNTGEISSTVLTDVRSNITFTSDSKGIVYDKLSTQRWATESVNYHQLGTKQEVDIVLYAETNDEFGLGHYATSDDEYLVLLTGTRDVSEIYVVPLDNVQQPLQQLVNRDQGFSATVDHAFGTFYIVANDTHSNYRVATLADNASGYDNWETLMQGDSSLYIKSLATFRHGLVIKLARNGLDALQVIPFAEEESPYDIEFPEQVFSASLGNNPDFNATSIRITYESMITPDTLFAYDFANRQKTVLKKQKIPSGYDASLYHTERRMAPSRDGVMIPVSIVYRKDFVKDGTRPLHLYAYGAYGIGMPTSFSSVRLSLLDRGFAFAIAHTRGGDEMGYQWYLDGKMEQRQNAFNDFVDVAKFLIAEQYASAGNISISGGSAGGKMMGAVTILEPNLWRSVLLDVPFVDVLNTMLDESLPLTPPEWSEWGNPIKDKEAFERILSYSPYDNIDAREYPPMMVTGGLNDPRVTYWEPAKWTARMRAEKTDDNLLIMRMNMSAGHYANSGRYGRLLDAAEEYAFILASHQINE
- a CDS encoding PQQ-dependent sugar dehydrogenase yields the protein MAILTIFLSPIKITQAANFDVQSIVSDLNNPWSIKSDAFGRYWITLMSGELVIVEQDSRQIVPLNLAELYQQGQGGLLDIVLVEVRHDAIQAIVSYAQGNAVANRLALNKIALNKVNHVWKITHQQQLFSVKDDKQTPVHYAGRLLLLPDDTLLVNSGDGFDYREDAQRVESQLGKTLRMTLEGKPVADAPFADDPYLYSLGHRNAQGLALDAIGQIWQHEHGPAGGDEVNLLMAGANYGWPIITEGKDYSGALISPIKQAAGMMSPKVNWTPSIAPSSMVYYRSDALPELSGSLLIGTLKTKTIHRIDLQNDFRETVLSLPINKRIRDITVDHQGRVLLLTDGENAQVFMLTQGQN